One window from the genome of Pseudomonadota bacterium encodes:
- a CDS encoding FtsX-like permease family protein, which translates to MGTARRRLGLALAAEGRVVVLALALAVAAVSGVGFFTERVGGALAARADTMLGGDLLLRDDHPLDEEVTAEIDRLGLRSVSLLTFPSVALNDEDDTALVSVKVVEAGYPLRGELISRTTRVGGAPLSGEIPQAGEVWVEDRLLADLRLDIGDTLFVGALAHPITRVITYESDRSGSLFQIAPRVMLNRADLEAAELLGEGSRVNHITQLVGEADQVTALQGFVTARAQPGLEIETIGSSRPGVQRSLDRVGRFLGMAAMLTVLVAGAAVAVSLQEQVTRASDEAAVRRAFGATHRQVLVRVLTVLSWQAVLGIAVGLVLGLILQAGISQLLGALFATDLPLPGPAPVVAGVVTAIITLAGFGLPALLGIQRVPVMRVLRRELGAPPPAAWVLIACAVAALAVLLLWQARDVVLAGLVLGALVGATAALYALAAALQWLAGRMRGKLRPGWRFGFAAIARRGAFGRLQLAATGLGLLSMLLLSTVGTDLLRTWQRELPEDVPNLFLVNVQPDDATSVQGRLEEMTGDAVDIYPMTRGRLVAINGQSVVPEDFIEEARRTVSREWNMTSAELLRPDNIIVDGDWWAPGSRVDEVSLEEELAEELGVGIGDRMTLRVAGVDVEATISSLRKVDWGNFKPNFFAILHPSVRENLATTYMTSVRLDDNQRDGAVADIVRDHPGVTALDVRSLIERVTGLIDAGAGAVRYTLVLTLLAGAVVLVAGVQASTAVRIRESALQRVLGASRREVRRAVLAEFASLGAAAGFVAAVVALLAGQLVARLVFEVDLSPSLWPLIVGPLGGGLGLALAGWLAARGAAGQPPGVLLRRL; encoded by the coding sequence TTGGGTACCGCGCGCCGCCGCCTCGGGTTGGCGTTGGCCGCCGAGGGCCGCGTGGTGGTGCTGGCGCTGGCGCTCGCGGTGGCGGCGGTCAGCGGGGTGGGCTTCTTCACCGAACGCGTCGGCGGCGCGCTGGCTGCGCGGGCCGACACCATGCTCGGTGGCGACCTGCTGCTGCGCGACGACCACCCGCTGGACGAGGAGGTCACCGCGGAGATCGATCGGCTGGGTCTGCGCTCGGTGTCGCTGCTGACCTTCCCGAGCGTCGCGCTGAACGACGAGGACGACACCGCGCTGGTGTCGGTCAAGGTGGTCGAGGCGGGGTACCCGTTGCGCGGGGAGCTGATCTCGCGCACCACGCGTGTCGGCGGCGCGCCGCTGAGCGGTGAGATCCCGCAGGCCGGTGAGGTCTGGGTCGAGGACCGCCTGCTGGCGGACCTGCGATTGGACATCGGTGACACCTTGTTCGTGGGCGCGCTCGCGCACCCGATCACCCGCGTCATCACCTACGAATCGGATCGCAGTGGATCGCTGTTTCAGATCGCACCCCGCGTGATGCTCAACCGCGCCGACCTCGAGGCGGCGGAATTGCTGGGCGAGGGCAGCCGCGTCAACCACATCACCCAACTCGTCGGCGAAGCGGACCAGGTGACTGCGCTGCAGGGTTTCGTGACCGCGCGTGCGCAGCCGGGCCTCGAGATCGAGACGATCGGCAGCTCGCGGCCCGGTGTGCAACGCTCGTTGGACCGCGTAGGCCGCTTCCTCGGCATGGCTGCCATGTTGACGGTGCTGGTTGCCGGCGCCGCCGTCGCGGTCTCGCTGCAGGAGCAGGTCACCCGCGCGTCAGATGAAGCAGCGGTTCGGCGCGCCTTCGGCGCCACGCACCGCCAGGTGCTGGTGCGGGTGCTGACGGTGCTGTCCTGGCAGGCGGTGCTCGGTATCGCCGTCGGCCTGGTGCTGGGCCTGATTCTGCAGGCCGGGATCAGTCAGCTGTTGGGCGCCTTGTTCGCCACCGACCTGCCGCTGCCCGGGCCCGCACCGGTTGTCGCTGGCGTGGTCACCGCGATCATCACCTTGGCGGGCTTCGGTCTGCCGGCGCTGCTTGGCATCCAACGGGTGCCGGTGATGCGCGTGTTGCGGCGTGAACTCGGTGCGCCGCCACCCGCGGCCTGGGTGTTGATCGCCTGTGCCGTCGCCGCACTCGCGGTGCTGCTGTTGTGGCAGGCGCGGGATGTCGTGCTGGCGGGGCTCGTGCTCGGCGCGTTGGTCGGCGCCACAGCCGCGCTCTACGCCCTCGCTGCGGCACTGCAGTGGCTGGCTGGCCGCATGCGCGGCAAGCTGCGGCCCGGTTGGCGTTTCGGCTTCGCCGCAATCGCCCGCCGTGGGGCCTTCGGCCGCTTGCAGCTCGCGGCCACCGGGCTCGGCCTGCTGTCGATGCTGCTGCTCTCGACCGTCGGCACCGATCTGCTGCGCACCTGGCAGCGCGAGTTGCCAGAGGATGTGCCGAACCTCTTCCTGGTCAACGTGCAACCCGACGACGCCACCTCGGTGCAAGGGCGCCTGGAGGAGATGACTGGCGACGCGGTGGACATCTACCCCATGACCCGCGGGCGCCTGGTGGCGATCAACGGCCAGAGCGTGGTGCCAGAGGACTTCATTGAGGAAGCCCGTCGCACCGTGTCGCGCGAGTGGAACATGACCTCGGCCGAGCTGCTCCGGCCCGACAACATCATCGTCGACGGCGACTGGTGGGCGCCCGGCAGCAGGGTCGACGAGGTGTCGCTGGAGGAAGAGCTCGCCGAGGAGCTCGGTGTCGGCATCGGCGATCGCATGACGCTGCGGGTTGCCGGGGTGGATGTCGAGGCCACCATCAGCTCGCTGCGCAAGGTGGACTGGGGCAATTTCAAACCCAACTTCTTCGCCATCCTCCACCCTTCGGTGCGCGAGAACCTGGCGACGACCTACATGACCAGCGTACGGCTCGACGACAACCAACGCGACGGCGCGGTCGCCGACATCGTGCGCGACCACCCCGGCGTGACGGCACTCGACGTGCGCTCGCTGATCGAGCGGGTGACCGGCCTGATCGATGCCGGCGCGGGCGCGGTGCGGTACACCCTGGTGCTGACACTGCTTGCCGGCGCCGTGGTGTTGGTCGCCGGGGTGCAGGCCTCGACGGCGGTGCGGATTCGCGAGTCGGCGCTGCAGCGGGTGCTCGGCGCGAGTCGACGCGAGGTGCGTCGGGCCGTGCTCGCCGAGTTCGCGTCGCTCGGGGCTGCCGCCGGCTTTGTGGCCGCGGTGGTCGCGCTGCTCGCCGGCCAGCTGGTGGCTCGACTGGTGTTCGAAGTCGACCTCTCACCCTCGTTGTGGCCGCTGATCGTCGGGCCACTCGGCGGCGGGCTCGGGCTGGCCCTGGCCGGTTGGCTCGCGGCCCGCGGTGCAGCCGGTCAACCGCCCGGGGTGCTGTTGCGGCGTCTCTGA
- a CDS encoding ABC transporter ATP-binding protein: MEHTVLHAQSLSKTVAAPHGEGADLVLLDSASLSVAAGEAVAIIGPSGAGKSTLLGLLAGLDTPTSGDVEMFGQSVAALDEDGRAALRRGRVGFVFQNFQLLPGLSARENVLLTLELAGADNRQENASKALAAVGLAERAEHIPAQLSGGEQQRVALARAFAIEPQLLFADEPTGNLDQATGEAIADQLFALRDQSGSALVLVTHDNTLAARCDRRLVMRGGRLDVSD, translated from the coding sequence TTGGAACACACTGTACTGCACGCGCAGTCGCTGTCAAAAACGGTCGCCGCGCCGCACGGCGAGGGCGCCGATCTGGTGTTGCTCGATTCGGCATCGCTCAGCGTGGCTGCGGGTGAAGCGGTCGCAATCATCGGACCATCCGGTGCCGGCAAGTCGACCTTGCTCGGCCTGCTCGCGGGTCTGGACACCCCGACATCGGGTGACGTCGAGATGTTCGGCCAGAGTGTCGCGGCACTCGATGAGGACGGCCGCGCAGCGCTGCGCCGCGGGCGTGTCGGCTTCGTGTTCCAGAACTTTCAACTGTTGCCCGGGCTCAGTGCGCGCGAGAACGTGCTGCTCACCCTCGAGCTTGCCGGCGCCGACAACCGCCAAGAAAACGCAAGCAAGGCACTTGCCGCTGTCGGTCTCGCCGAACGTGCGGAGCACATCCCGGCGCAGCTTTCCGGTGGAGAACAGCAGCGGGTGGCGCTGGCTCGCGCTTTCGCGATCGAGCCGCAACTGCTCTTTGCCGACGAGCCGACCGGCAACCTCGATCAGGCGACCGGCGAAGCCATCGCCGACCAACTGTTCGCCTTGCGCGACCAGAGCGGTTCGGCGCTGGTCCTGGTGACCCACGACAACACGCTCGCGGCGCGCTGCGATCGACGCCTGGTGATGCGCGGGGGTCGGCTCGATGTCTCGGACTGA
- a CDS encoding arylesterase yields the protein MLNRLIAALLITFTFLCHPLQASGVLVIGDSLSAGYGIDEREGWVALLRDRLAERGTPMPVINGAISGDTTSGGLARLPDALAVHRPDIVVIELGGNDGLRGQSLKNIRKNLSSMVQLSKAAGAEPLLLGMRIPSNYGARYTQRFFETFQEVAEAEDVPLVPFFLEGVATDPDLMQADGIHPNAAAQPLMLDLVWPALEPLL from the coding sequence GTGCTTAACCGTCTGATCGCCGCGTTGCTGATAACGTTCACTTTTTTGTGCCACCCGCTTCAGGCGAGCGGCGTGCTCGTGATCGGCGACAGCCTGTCGGCCGGCTACGGCATCGATGAACGCGAGGGCTGGGTTGCGCTGTTGCGCGACCGTCTGGCTGAGCGCGGCACCCCAATGCCCGTGATCAACGGCGCGATCAGTGGCGATACCACCAGCGGCGGCCTGGCTCGACTGCCCGACGCGCTGGCAGTGCATCGCCCGGACATTGTAGTCATCGAGCTTGGCGGCAACGACGGGCTACGCGGTCAATCTTTGAAAAATATTCGTAAAAATTTGTCAAGCATGGTCCAGCTGAGCAAGGCGGCCGGTGCCGAGCCGCTGTTGCTCGGCATGCGCATTCCGAGCAACTACGGCGCGCGTTACACGCAACGTTTTTTCGAGACCTTTCAGGAGGTCGCCGAAGCCGAGGACGTTCCGCTCGTGCCGTTTTTCCTCGAGGGCGTTGCGACCGACCCCGACCTCATGCAAGCCGACGGCATCCACCCCAACGCGGCGGCACAGCCGCTGATGCTTGACCTGGTCTGGCCCGCACTCGAACCGCTGCTCTGA
- a CDS encoding alpha/beta hydrolase produces MTTAPPTRWLETPGARLAYTHQNGAFDDAPGVFFLPGFRSSRAGVKATHLGAVARARGLAFTALDYRGHGDSGGDFASSHVGLWAADALAVLQAVPTSTHVLVGSSMGAWIAVHLALANPARVHSVVTVAAAPDFTEDLLVPSLSTAERTALARGDTVFRPSDYGDGPYPISSALIEGSRAACVLRRPIDVDRPLRALHGARDPDVPLAQSEKLVSLWACDDRALHVIEDGDHRLSRDSDLAALDATLASLLEG; encoded by the coding sequence GTGACCACCGCCCCCCCAACGCGCTGGCTCGAGACGCCCGGCGCGCGGCTCGCGTACACGCACCAAAACGGGGCATTCGACGACGCACCGGGCGTGTTCTTTCTGCCCGGCTTCCGCTCGAGCCGGGCCGGCGTGAAAGCGACGCACCTCGGCGCCGTGGCCCGCGCTCGCGGCCTCGCGTTCACGGCGCTGGACTACCGCGGCCACGGCGACTCCGGTGGCGACTTCGCATCGAGCCACGTCGGTCTCTGGGCTGCAGACGCGCTCGCGGTGCTGCAGGCGGTGCCGACGTCGACACACGTGCTGGTCGGCTCGAGCATGGGCGCGTGGATCGCGGTACACCTCGCGTTGGCCAATCCCGCACGCGTCCACAGCGTGGTCACCGTGGCCGCGGCGCCGGATTTCACCGAAGACCTGCTGGTGCCGTCGCTCAGCACTGCCGAGCGGACAGCGCTTGCTCGCGGCGACACGGTATTTCGGCCTTCCGACTACGGCGACGGCCCCTACCCGATCTCGTCTGCGCTGATCGAGGGCAGCCGTGCCGCGTGCGTGCTGCGCCGCCCGATTGATGTCGACCGCCCCCTCAGGGCACTGCACGGTGCCCGTGACCCGGACGTACCACTCGCCCAATCGGAAAAACTCGTGTCGCTGTGGGCTTGCGACGACCGCGCCTTGCACGTGATCGAGGACGGTGATCACCGATTGTCGCGCGACTCGGACCTCGCGGCACTCGACGCGACCCTCGCGTCGCTACTCGAGGGCTGA